In Caproicibacterium amylolyticum, a genomic segment contains:
- a CDS encoding polysaccharide deacetylase family protein has protein sequence MMLVKKKIRCAAVTLCALLAVLVAAFGFHANSVGKATAAAVRPPVGTSMPILMYHSMLPPTTMQGTYIVSPELFEQDLQYLKKEGYTTIVMQDLINYVNGTGTLPQKPIILTFDDGYFNNYKYAYPLLKKYNMKMVLSPIGICTEQFSKANSDHITYSHVTWKELNEMLSSGLVEVQNHTYNLHKSNGGRLGASKRRSESVADYQKMLLADLGHVQDLMYQNTGVRMNTFVYPFGAISEASSDVIKQLGFQATLTCSEKMNYITKDAECLYGLGRFLRPPKIPPAQFFAKKINVIPKK, from the coding sequence ATGATGCTGGTCAAGAAAAAAATACGCTGTGCAGCAGTCACACTGTGCGCGCTTTTGGCGGTTTTAGTGGCGGCATTTGGTTTTCACGCGAATTCTGTTGGAAAAGCAACAGCGGCCGCCGTAAGACCTCCGGTTGGGACGTCGATGCCGATTTTAATGTATCACAGCATGCTACCACCCACCACTATGCAGGGAACTTATATTGTTTCGCCGGAATTGTTTGAGCAGGACTTGCAGTATTTAAAAAAAGAGGGTTACACCACCATTGTCATGCAGGACTTGATAAATTATGTGAACGGGACAGGTACTTTGCCACAAAAACCAATCATACTGACATTTGATGACGGCTACTTCAATAACTATAAGTATGCATATCCATTGCTAAAAAAATATAATATGAAGATGGTGCTGTCACCAATCGGCATTTGTACGGAACAATTCAGCAAGGCCAACAGCGACCACATTACCTATTCGCATGTAACATGGAAAGAACTAAACGAAATGCTCTCCAGCGGTCTGGTAGAGGTGCAGAATCATACTTATAATTTACACAAAAGCAATGGTGGCCGGCTGGGCGCCAGTAAACGCCGCTCGGAAAGTGTTGCGGATTATCAAAAAATGCTGCTGGCAGATTTGGGCCATGTTCAGGACTTAATGTACCAGAACACAGGTGTGCGGATGAATACATTTGTTTATCCGTTTGGTGCAATCAGCGAGGCATCCTCAGATGTGATCAAACAGCTTGGGTTCCAAGCGACGCTGACCTGCAGTGAAAAGATGAACTATATCACAAAGGACGCGGAGTGTCTGTACGGATTGGGACGCTTTCTGCGGCCTCCTAAAATTCCGCCAGCTCAGTTTTTTGCCAAAAAAATTAATGTGATACCTAAAAAGTAG
- a CDS encoding D-alanyl-D-alanine carboxypeptidase family protein, translating into MKLKKIAAAVLAVALVAAAVPMRTYALDEKTDIKAPAAVLMEASTGEVLYQKAPHDKRPCASITKVMTLLLVMEALDAGKIHLTDMVSTSAHASSMGGSDIWLKEGETMSVNDMIKATVVASANDAAVALAEHIAGSDDAFVGMMNAKAKALGMKDTTFKNCNGLDAEGHVTSAYDVAVMSRALIQHKKIFEYTSIWMDTLRGGKTQIVNTNKLLKSYKGITGLKTGTTSSAGSCISATAERDGLSLIAVALGAGSTNDRFSTATTLLNYGFAGWAMTSLSKPSGELAPVTVENGMAAQVPVTANLSGKLLIPKGKGKNLTGKITLKQSVSAPVAKGQKLGEVVYTLDGKTLCTRPITATASVNGMSFSRVLRLLFMNLWYI; encoded by the coding sequence ATGAAGCTAAAGAAAATCGCAGCGGCAGTTCTCGCGGTAGCTCTGGTCGCAGCGGCAGTCCCAATGCGTACTTACGCATTGGACGAAAAAACAGACATTAAAGCTCCCGCAGCAGTTTTAATGGAAGCGTCCACCGGCGAGGTCCTTTACCAGAAGGCACCGCACGATAAACGTCCGTGTGCCTCCATTACAAAAGTGATGACACTTCTTTTGGTGATGGAAGCGTTGGATGCAGGCAAGATCCATTTAACGGACATGGTATCTACCAGTGCTCACGCTTCCTCTATGGGTGGGTCGGATATCTGGCTGAAAGAGGGCGAGACCATGTCTGTTAATGATATGATTAAAGCCACGGTAGTAGCCAGTGCCAATGATGCCGCAGTTGCTCTTGCTGAGCATATTGCCGGCAGTGATGATGCTTTTGTCGGAATGATGAATGCAAAAGCAAAAGCACTCGGCATGAAGGACACAACCTTTAAAAACTGCAATGGTTTGGATGCTGAGGGCCACGTTACCAGCGCGTATGATGTTGCAGTTATGAGCCGCGCGCTGATTCAGCATAAAAAGATTTTCGAGTATACCTCCATTTGGATGGATACACTGCGCGGCGGCAAAACACAGATTGTCAATACCAATAAACTTTTAAAAAGCTATAAAGGTATTACCGGACTGAAAACCGGAACGACCAGCAGTGCCGGCAGCTGCATATCTGCAACTGCCGAGAGGGACGGTCTTTCTTTAATCGCTGTTGCGTTGGGCGCTGGCAGCACGAATGATCGCTTTTCAACGGCGACTACACTGCTCAATTACGGTTTTGCCGGTTGGGCGATGACATCGTTGAGCAAACCGAGCGGTGAACTTGCTCCCGTCACCGTTGAAAATGGAATGGCGGCACAGGTGCCTGTTACAGCTAACCTTTCCGGCAAGCTGCTTATACCAAAAGGCAAGGGAAAAAATCTGACAGGTAAAATTACGTTAAAGCAGTCCGTCAGTGCTCCAGTGGCAAAGGGGCAGAAACTGGGAGAGGTTGTTTATACACTGGATGGAAAAACACTTTGCACTCGCCCAATTACAGCGACTGCATCTGTCAATGGTATGTCTTTTTCCCGTGTTCTGCGCCTGCTGTTCATGAACCTGTGGTATATATAA
- the rpmF gene encoding 50S ribosomal protein L32: protein MAVPKAKLSSARQNKRRSSVWKISAPALMKCPKCGEYKVAHQVCGNCGYYNGRQVIKKDI, encoded by the coding sequence ATGGCAGTACCAAAGGCAAAACTTTCCAGTGCAAGACAGAACAAACGGCGTTCCAGCGTTTGGAAGATTAGCGCTCCTGCTCTGATGAAATGCCCGAAATGTGGCGAGTACAAGGTTGCACACCAGGTGTGCGGCAACTGCGGTTATTATAACGGCAGGCAGGTTATCAAAAAGGACATCTAA
- a CDS encoding glucose-6-phosphate isomerase gives MSIQLETQHLTGFIAPEEFESAAPQVKLAHELLHNGAGAGNDFIGWVNLPTDYDKEEFARIKAAAERVKKNTDVFVVIGIGGSYLGARAAIEFLKSNNYNTLKKDTPDIYFIGNSISSTALAEVLEMCEGKDVSINMISKSGTTTEPAIAFRVLRELLVKKYGKDGARERIFCTTDKGKGTLKHLADEEGYETFVVPDDVGGRYSVLTAVGLLPIAVAGADIDALMAGAAKAQKTYNNPDLKTNPCYQYAAARNMLYRKGKAIEILVSYEPCFALMNEWWKQLFGESEGKNNKGLFPASVVFSTDLHSMGQYIQQGRRTMFETTVLFDKPKKEIIIGNDPQNVDGLNFLEGKSMAYINEKAFEGTVLAHTDGGVPNVVVRVPDFSEDSLGQLIYFFEKACAVSGYMMGVNPFDQPGVESYKKNMFALLGKPGYEEQKDALEARLKK, from the coding sequence ATGTCCATTCAGTTGGAAACCCAGCATTTGACCGGGTTTATTGCACCCGAAGAATTTGAATCCGCTGCTCCCCAGGTAAAACTGGCGCATGAACTGCTGCACAACGGCGCCGGAGCGGGCAACGATTTTATCGGCTGGGTCAATCTTCCCACGGACTATGACAAGGAAGAATTTGCTCGTATCAAAGCGGCGGCAGAACGTGTTAAGAAAAACACAGATGTGTTTGTTGTAATCGGCATTGGCGGCTCCTATCTTGGTGCACGTGCTGCAATCGAATTTCTGAAATCCAATAATTACAATACCCTGAAAAAAGACACACCTGATATCTATTTCATCGGCAACAGTATCAGTTCCACCGCTTTGGCGGAAGTGCTGGAAATGTGCGAGGGAAAAGATGTTTCCATTAACATGATCAGCAAGTCTGGCACAACCACAGAACCTGCTATTGCGTTCCGCGTGCTGCGTGAACTGCTGGTTAAAAAGTACGGCAAAGACGGTGCACGCGAACGCATTTTCTGCACAACGGACAAAGGAAAGGGAACTCTGAAACATTTGGCGGATGAGGAAGGCTATGAAACTTTCGTTGTTCCGGATGATGTTGGCGGCCGCTACAGTGTACTGACCGCAGTTGGCCTGCTGCCCATTGCAGTTGCCGGTGCAGATATTGACGCGCTGATGGCTGGTGCTGCCAAGGCACAGAAGACCTACAACAATCCTGACCTCAAAACCAACCCCTGCTATCAGTATGCTGCAGCACGCAACATGCTGTACAGAAAGGGAAAAGCAATCGAGATTTTGGTCAGCTACGAACCTTGCTTTGCACTGATGAATGAATGGTGGAAGCAGCTGTTCGGTGAAAGCGAAGGCAAAAACAATAAGGGCTTGTTCCCAGCTTCTGTCGTGTTTTCCACTGATCTGCATTCCATGGGTCAGTACATTCAGCAGGGCCGCCGCACCATGTTTGAAACTACGGTGCTGTTTGACAAGCCGAAAAAAGAAATCATTATCGGAAATGACCCGCAGAACGTTGACGGCCTGAACTTCCTGGAAGGGAAGAGCATGGCCTACATCAATGAGAAGGCTTTTGAGGGAACGGTCTTGGCACACACGGACGGCGGAGTGCCGAATGTGGTTGTACGCGTTCCTGATTTTTCAGAGGATTCTCTGGGACAGCTCATTTACTTCTTTGAAAAAGCCTGCGCAGTTTCCGGCTATATGATGGGTGTCAATCCGTTTGACCAGCCCGGTGTGGAAAGTTACAAGAAGAACATGTTTGCTCTGCTTGGCAAGCCCGGCTACGAAGAACAGAAGGACGCTCTGGAGGCAAGACTGAAAAAGTAA
- the eno gene encoding phosphopyruvate hydratase has translation MKLKIQDVYAREIIDSRGNPTVEAQVTLENGVTASAAVPSGASTGVYEALELRDEDKARYGGKGVLKAVENVNLVISKRLIGMDAADIGAVDHAMRALDGSKDKSELGANAILAVSLACAHTAAKALSIPLYRFLGGVNGNTLPVPMMNVLNGGAHAANTVDIQEFMIMPVGAPNFHEGLRMCAEVFHTLAAILKNEGLATAVGDEGGYAPNLASDEEALQYLIRAIEKTGYKVRDDFVLAIDAAASEWQDGNGTYQLPKCKKTFTTDELICYWKDLVGKYPIRSIEDALGEEDWDGWQKLTQALGSKVQLVGDDLFVTNPQRLQKGIQRNCGNSILIKLNQIGTLSETLDAICMASKAGYTAIVSHRSGETEDTTIADLAVAVNAGQIKTGAPSRTERVAKYNRLLRIEEELGLGARYQGQECFSQL, from the coding sequence ATGAAGCTTAAAATTCAGGATGTATACGCCCGTGAAATCATAGATTCCAGAGGAAATCCAACAGTTGAAGCACAGGTTACACTTGAAAACGGAGTTACGGCCAGCGCAGCAGTGCCCAGCGGTGCCTCTACCGGCGTGTATGAGGCGCTGGAACTGCGGGATGAAGATAAAGCCCGCTACGGTGGAAAAGGCGTGCTGAAGGCCGTGGAAAATGTGAATCTGGTGATTTCCAAACGGCTGATTGGAATGGATGCGGCAGATATTGGAGCGGTGGATCATGCTATGCGTGCATTGGATGGCAGCAAGGACAAGTCTGAACTGGGTGCAAATGCAATTCTAGCGGTTTCGCTGGCCTGTGCGCACACTGCCGCCAAGGCACTCAGCATTCCGCTGTACCGTTTTTTGGGTGGTGTGAATGGAAATACGCTGCCGGTTCCAATGATGAATGTTTTAAATGGTGGTGCACATGCAGCGAATACGGTAGATATACAGGAATTTATGATTATGCCAGTGGGTGCGCCGAACTTTCATGAGGGACTGCGCATGTGTGCCGAGGTATTCCATACGCTGGCTGCTATTTTGAAAAACGAGGGACTTGCGACAGCTGTTGGTGACGAAGGCGGCTACGCGCCGAACCTTGCCAGTGACGAAGAAGCGCTGCAGTACTTGATTCGTGCAATCGAAAAAACAGGCTATAAAGTACGCGATGACTTTGTGCTCGCGATTGATGCCGCTGCTAGTGAATGGCAAGACGGCAATGGAACGTATCAGCTTCCCAAATGCAAGAAAACTTTTACAACAGATGAACTCATTTGTTACTGGAAAGATCTTGTCGGAAAGTATCCAATTCGTTCGATTGAAGATGCGCTGGGGGAAGAGGATTGGGACGGCTGGCAGAAGTTAACGCAGGCTTTGGGCAGTAAAGTTCAGTTGGTTGGTGATGACCTTTTTGTGACCAATCCGCAGCGTCTGCAGAAAGGAATCCAACGTAACTGTGGCAACTCTATTCTCATTAAGCTGAACCAGATTGGTACTTTGTCAGAAACGCTGGATGCCATTTGTATGGCATCTAAGGCAGGTTATACCGCGATTGTTTCGCATCGTTCCGGCGAAACAGAGGATACCACGATTGCGGATTTGGCAGTAGCCGTTAATGCCGGCCAAATCAAAACAGGTGCTCCAAGCCGAACTGAGCGGGTGGCAAAATACAACCGCCTGCTGCGCATTGAAGAGGAACTTGGTTTGGGTGCTCGTTACCAAGGGCAGGAGTGCTTTTCACAGCTGTAA
- the trhA gene encoding PAQR family membrane homeostasis protein TrhA, which translates to MHLPRYTVGEEIFNGVTHGVGAIFAVAALFLLSASASSPMARASAVVFGSSMILLYLISCLYHSLKISRGKKVFQVLDHCTIYLLIAGTYTPITLLAFPQPTGKILCAVAWCVAAFGIILNAIDMYRFRVVSMVCYMVLGWMIVLFWWDLWVGLSLQDLLLLIAGGVLYTVGAILFGVGRTVPYMHSVFHLFCLGGSICHFILIYHLM; encoded by the coding sequence TTGCACCTGCCGCGTTACACAGTCGGTGAGGAAATATTCAACGGTGTTACGCATGGGGTCGGCGCAATTTTCGCAGTTGCGGCACTTTTTCTGCTTTCGGCCTCTGCATCTTCACCAATGGCCAGAGCCAGCGCGGTTGTTTTCGGCAGTTCCATGATTCTGCTGTATCTGATTTCTTGTTTGTACCACAGCCTGAAAATTTCTCGCGGGAAAAAAGTTTTTCAAGTGTTGGATCACTGCACGATCTATCTGTTGATTGCCGGGACCTACACACCGATTACGCTGCTTGCCTTTCCACAGCCAACTGGGAAAATTTTATGTGCGGTGGCGTGGTGTGTTGCAGCGTTCGGCATCATTCTGAATGCGATTGATATGTACCGCTTTCGTGTGGTGTCTATGGTTTGCTATATGGTACTTGGCTGGATGATTGTCCTTTTTTGGTGGGATTTATGGGTTGGACTTTCCCTGCAGGATCTGCTTCTTCTTATCGCTGGTGGAGTGCTTTACACAGTCGGTGCAATCCTATTTGGAGTTGGCAGAACCGTTCCATATATGCACAGTGTGTTTCATTTATTTTGTCTTGGCGGCAGTATTTGTCATTTTATTTTAATTTACCACCTGATGTGA
- a CDS encoding YceD family protein, producing the protein MLLNLKKKIQEEGSVLPIQYSFDLSKLEFDTVYPFVSPVEAEGTVEMHAGFAQMTVAVAFDFSVPCDRCTSQIRKRFTYRFSHTLVEALSNEQDADDDQYIVLEEDGTLDLDRLLTEDILLALPTKFLCREDCRGLCPTCGKNLNDGPCGCSQHQIDPRLEVLKQLIDKPE; encoded by the coding sequence ATGCTTTTGAATTTGAAAAAGAAAATACAGGAAGAGGGAAGTGTCCTTCCCATCCAGTATTCATTTGACCTTTCAAAACTTGAATTCGATACGGTATATCCATTCGTTTCTCCTGTGGAAGCAGAAGGAACAGTGGAAATGCATGCCGGGTTTGCGCAGATGACAGTTGCAGTTGCATTTGATTTTTCAGTGCCGTGTGACCGTTGCACATCTCAGATTCGTAAGCGCTTTACCTATCGGTTCTCTCATACCTTGGTGGAAGCCCTTTCTAATGAACAGGATGCGGATGATGACCAGTATATTGTACTTGAAGAAGACGGTACCCTTGACTTGGACCGTCTGCTGACGGAAGATATTCTGCTGGCGCTGCCCACTAAGTTTTTGTGCAGGGAAGACTGCAGGGGGCTTTGCCCAACCTGTGGGAAGAACCTGAATGATGGGCCGTGCGGTTGCAGTCAGCATCAGATTGACCCTCGACTTGAGGTGTTAAAACAGCTGATAGATAAACCAGAGTAA
- a CDS encoding cation-translocating P-type ATPase, which produces MEHLPTNPEAGLSREEVRARTQQGLVNGEEDVKTQSIGQIVRKNVITPFNILNIILGALIITSGSFKNMLFLGVMLCNTVVGCFQEIRAKQTIDKLSLISAPKAHVLRDRKLWEVPVSKVVLDDILQLSSGNQVCSDCIVAIGSCEVNESLITGESDPVIKYPGDHLLSGSFIVSGNCRAQVEHVGKENYAAKITGSAKYVKKTNSEILNSVNLIIKVIGFVLVPVGAALFYKAAVTSSSSYSQAIVSTVGALVGMVPEGLVLLTSIVLASSVVRLSFRNALVQELYSIEMLARVDTICLDKTGTITEGTMQVDELHTLCEDFSEEAMYEAIAAVTHTLKDNNPTAEALKEKCPENPGWEPVAEVPFSSARKWSGVHFADRGTYIIGAGEFILGQRFDTLRPQADKAAEKGQRVLILAHSNAPFQGDGMALPEDIQPVAMMFLSDRIRKSARETLQYFADQNVDLKVISGDNAITVANIAKKAGLERADSWVDATTLETEEDIKNAVKKYSVFGRVTPQQKLQIVKALKADGHNVAMTGDGVNDVLALKESDCSIAMASGSDAARTVSQIVLLDSDFASMPHIVAEGRRSINNLQRSSSLYLVKAFFSTILAVCFIFIQSQYPFEPIQFTLLNALTIGIPSFVLSLEPNRERLHGKFMLNIIKKAIPGALTMVLNVLFLEAINFFVQLPQAQLSTAAVVLTGVTLFMILFRVCMPFNGKHILLFATMCLGFILSYIFFGGMFSLTPLNAPMILILLPLIFASFSMFMMFLHLIERILMRHVE; this is translated from the coding sequence ATGGAACATTTACCGACCAACCCGGAAGCAGGCCTTTCGCGTGAAGAAGTGCGTGCACGGACACAGCAAGGGCTTGTGAACGGCGAGGAAGACGTTAAAACACAAAGTATCGGGCAAATTGTCCGAAAAAACGTTATAACGCCGTTTAACATTTTAAACATTATCCTTGGTGCACTCATTATCACATCTGGGTCCTTTAAAAACATGTTGTTTCTCGGCGTAATGCTGTGCAACACTGTTGTTGGCTGCTTTCAGGAAATTCGCGCAAAACAGACTATAGACAAGCTATCACTGATTTCTGCTCCAAAAGCTCACGTTCTGCGCGACAGAAAGCTCTGGGAAGTACCCGTTTCAAAGGTCGTGCTGGACGATATTCTGCAGCTTTCCTCCGGCAATCAGGTCTGTTCCGACTGTATTGTTGCCATAGGCAGTTGTGAAGTGAATGAATCCCTGATTACGGGTGAATCTGACCCGGTCATCAAGTATCCCGGTGACCATCTGCTTTCCGGCAGTTTTATCGTTTCCGGCAACTGCCGCGCACAGGTAGAACACGTTGGCAAAGAAAATTACGCTGCCAAAATCACTGGAAGTGCAAAATATGTTAAAAAAACAAACAGCGAAATTTTGAACAGTGTCAACCTGATCATTAAAGTCATCGGCTTTGTTCTGGTTCCGGTCGGCGCAGCACTTTTTTACAAAGCCGCCGTTACCTCCAGTTCTTCGTATTCACAGGCCATTGTCAGCACAGTCGGCGCGCTGGTCGGCATGGTACCAGAAGGTTTGGTTCTGCTGACAAGCATTGTGCTGGCCAGCAGTGTGGTGCGCCTTTCTTTTCGCAACGCATTGGTGCAGGAACTGTATTCCATTGAAATGCTCGCGCGCGTGGACACGATTTGTCTTGATAAAACCGGAACAATCACTGAGGGCACTATGCAGGTAGACGAACTGCATACGCTGTGTGAGGACTTTTCAGAAGAAGCCATGTATGAAGCGATTGCGGCAGTTACACATACTTTAAAGGACAACAACCCTACGGCAGAAGCATTAAAAGAAAAATGCCCGGAAAATCCGGGTTGGGAACCTGTTGCCGAAGTTCCCTTTTCTTCTGCACGAAAGTGGAGTGGTGTTCACTTTGCCGATCGTGGAACGTATATAATTGGTGCCGGAGAATTCATCCTTGGTCAGCGTTTTGATACTCTGCGCCCCCAAGCAGACAAAGCTGCTGAAAAAGGGCAGCGTGTTCTGATTCTGGCACACAGTAACGCTCCGTTTCAGGGTGACGGCATGGCTCTGCCGGAGGATATTCAGCCGGTCGCTATGATGTTCCTGAGTGACCGCATCCGCAAAAGCGCACGCGAAACCTTACAATATTTTGCTGACCAAAATGTTGATTTGAAAGTAATTTCCGGTGATAATGCGATTACAGTTGCAAATATTGCCAAAAAGGCCGGTCTGGAAAGGGCTGACAGCTGGGTTGATGCCACCACACTCGAAACCGAGGAAGACATCAAAAATGCTGTTAAAAAATATTCTGTTTTCGGCCGTGTGACGCCACAGCAAAAACTCCAGATTGTAAAAGCACTGAAAGCGGATGGCCATAATGTTGCTATGACCGGCGACGGTGTCAATGATGTACTGGCACTAAAAGAGAGCGACTGCAGTATCGCTATGGCTTCCGGCAGCGATGCTGCACGCACAGTTTCACAAATCGTTCTGCTTGACTCCGACTTTGCCTCTATGCCGCACATTGTTGCCGAAGGACGACGTTCCATCAACAACCTGCAGCGTTCTTCCTCGCTGTATCTGGTAAAAGCATTTTTCAGCACCATTCTCGCTGTTTGCTTCATTTTTATTCAAAGCCAGTATCCATTTGAACCAATTCAGTTTACCCTGCTAAATGCACTTACGATTGGAATCCCATCTTTTGTACTTTCCTTGGAACCTAACCGTGAGCGGCTGCACGGCAAGTTTATGCTGAACATTATTAAAAAGGCAATTCCGGGTGCGCTGACAATGGTTTTAAACGTACTGTTTCTGGAGGCCATTAATTTCTTTGTGCAGCTGCCGCAGGCACAACTTTCCACCGCTGCGGTTGTACTGACTGGTGTTACACTCTTCATGATTTTGTTCCGTGTATGTATGCCTTTCAATGGGAAACACATTTTACTGTTCGCAACCATGTGCCTTGGCTTCATTCTTTCTTATATTTTCTTCGGAGGGATGTTTAGTCTGACACCGCTGAATGCACCAATGATTCTCATCCTGCTGCCACTAATCTTTGCCTCTTTCAGTATGTTCATGATGTTCCTGCATCTGATTGAACGCATCCTGATGCGGCATGTAGAATGA
- a CDS encoding O-antigen ligase family protein — MVFITHVKSLCGRLKEILFQLQRDAAFADKCLALLVAGSLFLPSSVSSVTIVLAAFYVMADYQRRELVFRAPCMKLLFGFLVLSFFVAAAYKNYMGMGMTLMLLAMLVYGMYLRYTMNRRLFHQILDFICIMSIPAILAAIVQKSITFAIDPSYRPVSFFTNANYFGTMIEFTVLITLYRAYTNRQFSPLYAAVLGMNMIGMYLCSSMSALAAMSCGIIVFLLYKRRFKLCAAYVGVLLLFFFANNFLPELFPRVEAIGATTNQRVSIWHGALAGILQTPLLGRGLRAYSIIHDMVGTYATYHCHNLYLDCLLNFGIVGCTVFVLFGGYYLRDVVRQIRTRTAGNAALLFLAVLLVTLVHGCTDVTISWTQTGMLFLIVFSATGICTKKETSRTVLSAYHSYFQQPELSASYLIKE, encoded by the coding sequence TTGGTTTTCATTACGCACGTGAAGTCGCTGTGTGGCAGATTAAAAGAAATTCTGTTTCAGCTTCAGCGGGATGCAGCATTTGCGGATAAGTGTTTGGCGCTTCTGGTAGCCGGTTCATTGTTTCTGCCGAGCAGTGTCAGCAGCGTAACGATTGTTTTGGCAGCATTTTATGTGATGGCAGATTATCAGCGCAGAGAGTTGGTGTTTCGGGCACCCTGCATGAAGCTGCTGTTTGGCTTTTTGGTTTTGTCCTTTTTTGTTGCGGCAGCGTACAAGAACTACATGGGCATGGGCATGACACTCATGCTGCTGGCGATGCTGGTTTACGGCATGTATCTGCGCTACACAATGAACCGCCGTCTGTTTCATCAGATTTTGGATTTCATTTGTATCATGAGCATTCCAGCGATTTTGGCGGCAATCGTACAGAAATCGATTACTTTTGCCATTGATCCCAGCTACCGGCCGGTTTCTTTCTTTACAAATGCAAACTATTTCGGTACTATGATTGAGTTTACAGTGCTGATAACACTTTACCGTGCTTATACGAACCGGCAGTTTAGTCCGTTGTATGCGGCAGTGTTGGGGATGAACATGATTGGTATGTACCTGTGCAGTTCCATGTCTGCGCTGGCAGCCATGTCTTGCGGAATCATTGTATTCTTGCTGTATAAGCGCCGCTTTAAACTCTGTGCAGCTTATGTAGGCGTTTTGCTGCTCTTTTTCTTTGCCAATAATTTTCTGCCGGAGCTTTTTCCCCGTGTCGAGGCAATCGGCGCAACAACGAATCAGCGAGTGTCAATCTGGCACGGTGCGTTGGCCGGCATTTTACAGACTCCGCTGCTTGGCCGAGGCTTGCGTGCATACAGTATCATCCACGATATGGTTGGTACTTATGCTACCTATCATTGCCATAATCTTTATCTGGACTGTCTGCTGAATTTTGGTATAGTGGGCTGTACAGTGTTTGTACTTTTCGGCGGATATTATCTGCGGGATGTTGTGCGGCAGATTCGTACACGTACCGCAGGCAATGCTGCCCTGTTGTTTTTGGCGGTTTTGTTGGTTACGCTGGTGCATGGCTGCACGGATGTCACCATTTCCTGGACGCAGACGGGAATGCTGTTCCTGATTGTTTTTTCGGCGACAGGTATCTGCACCAAAAAAGAAACGAGCCGTACTGTTCTTTCCGCGTATCACAGCTATTTTCAGCAGCCGGAGCTTTCTGCCAGCTATCTGATTAAAGAATAA